Proteins from one Herpetosiphonaceae bacterium genomic window:
- a CDS encoding amino acid adenylation domain-containing protein — protein MQTIEGFRLSPQQRRVWALQQADHEMQYRAAGTIRIEGPLDHAALHEAIRDVIARYEILRTTFRQLPGAALPVQVIEDTCEPLWLDRDLTGQDSAAQARAIEAVIGKLRGLPFDVASGPPLHLALVTLAPPHHVLLLSLPALCADRSTLSGLLREISRAYAVACGAAQPADEPLQYADLAEYLNELLESEDGGAGRAYWRSRDLAALSTLRLPSEREADGIVDFVPERIGVAIGPEMVSRIDSLAHRLATSADMLLLACWYVLLWRLADRAEIDVGVARNGRADEELQDAIGLLTRMIPVRCRMSPDLRFSDLVAQVGAATREATAWQDSFSWERIAADPRSPHQPPFCAACFEFAEQPATDSGGLVWSLDGQDATIDRFKLSLCCVRADDGLRAELHYDAQRFSAADIARLAGEFETLLGSALAAPEAPIDELDLVGRAERQQLLEAWNQTEIAYPRDACIHHLFAEQAARTPQQVAVVYQEQRVTYAALNASANQLARYLQARGVGPERCVALCVERSLDLIVGVLGILKAGAAYVPLDPDAPAARLEWMLTDTRAAALVTQRSLLTQFPHATAQAICLDADRAAIERMSTDEPVVACDADNMAYVIYTSGSTGQPKGVVVQHRSVLNLLIGLDHAIYDQQPAAPLRVSVNGPLSFDTSVKQIIQLLRGHTLYLLPAEIRLDPDALAAYLRQHALDVFDCTPSQLRLLLAEGRAATLGAVPSQVLVGGEPIDPALWQQLARDEQRRFYNLYGPTESTVDATICRIQPGLTQPAIGRPIANTRVYLLDRRLRPVPVGVAGELYLGGAGLARGYLHRPDLTAARFVPDPFGQTGYPQGGARLYRTGDLARYRTDGTLEYLGRDDEQVKVRGFRIELGEIEAALRSHPAVQGAAVVLREDQAADGAPEQRLVAYIVPDAERALPVRQLLRLEQTGQLADHARYDLPNGQTIIHLNKNETDLLFDEIVTTRSYLRHGIVLEPGACVFDVGANIGLFSLFVRQECPDATIYAFEPLPLIFEVLRLNAVLYEPNIRPCNAGLADRAGQASFTYYPHASVMSGRYVDAQAEQAIIKSFVRNQQRATSDAPELREDLLEQVIAERLTSQDVICPLTTISEVIREQGIERIDLLKIDAQKGELEVLAGIDEQDWPRIRQIVLEVHAIGDRVEQVRALLARRGYTVAIEQEAALKDTGLYNVFAARPTKQPAAAGFAPPSRQPTWNSPSLLIDGLRHALSERLPDYMIPAAFVLLDALPLTRNGKLDRAALPAPDRTRDLTKQAFVAPRTPAEQTLADLWAEVLKLERVGIHDNFFALGGDSILGIQVIARANRAGLKLNARQLFEHQTIAELAAVATTGAQAQSEQGLVTGAVPLTPIQHWFFEQIPDPQLWSQIIVLEVRQPVAPPQLEQIMRQLVAHHDALRLCFTQTPTGWQQRIAEPPTDLPVTYVDLSALAHGGQQAAIEAAIDTVRAQVRLSDGLLLRAALIDRGADLPQVLLLGTHALAFDGVSRRILAEDLQTAYQQVVRDETIALPPKTTSFKRWAEQLAAYAQSVELQRQLADWLDESRAHVARLPRDTPAGVNTGASTRAVTITLDAAETHALIQEVPAAYHTQINDILLTALTQAFARWTNGTSLLLDLRGHGRETIFEDLDVSRTIGWFTTVFPVLLRASPADEPGEAIKAIKEQLRRIPQRGIGYGILRYLSPDTAVRERLRALPQAEVSFNYLGQFDQALPDESPFGLPPSGNDPALGLWSTRYPIEVQGGIIGGQLRLAWKYSANLHHATTIERLAQDFLAALRTLIAHCRAAQQGQHTPADFPLANLNQQALDKIVARIGKKG, from the coding sequence GTGCAAACGATTGAAGGCTTCCGACTCTCACCACAGCAACGCCGCGTCTGGGCGCTCCAGCAGGCCGATCACGAGATGCAGTACCGGGCTGCGGGCACGATCCGCATCGAGGGTCCGCTCGATCATGCTGCGCTCCACGAGGCGATCCGCGATGTGATCGCGCGCTACGAGATCCTGCGGACAACCTTTCGGCAATTGCCGGGTGCCGCGCTGCCGGTTCAGGTGATCGAGGACACCTGCGAGCCGCTGTGGCTCGATCGCGATCTGACGGGCCAGGACTCGGCGGCGCAAGCGCGCGCGATCGAAGCCGTGATCGGCAAGCTGCGCGGGCTGCCCTTCGATGTCGCGTCGGGGCCGCCGCTGCATCTCGCGCTCGTGACGCTCGCGCCGCCGCACCATGTGCTGCTGCTGTCGCTTCCGGCGCTCTGCGCGGATCGGAGCACGCTGTCGGGGCTGTTGCGCGAGATCAGCCGGGCCTATGCCGTCGCTTGCGGAGCCGCGCAGCCAGCGGACGAGCCGCTGCAATATGCCGATCTGGCCGAGTACCTGAACGAGCTGCTGGAATCGGAAGACGGCGGCGCGGGGCGGGCCTACTGGCGCAGCCGGGATCTGGCGGCGCTGTCGACGCTGCGGCTGCCATCCGAGCGCGAGGCGGACGGGATCGTCGACTTCGTGCCGGAGCGGATCGGCGTGGCGATCGGGCCTGAGATGGTCAGCCGGATCGATTCTCTTGCCCACCGGCTTGCTACGTCGGCGGATATGCTGCTGCTGGCGTGCTGGTACGTCCTCCTGTGGCGGCTGGCAGATCGAGCGGAGATCGATGTTGGTGTGGCGCGTAATGGACGTGCCGACGAGGAGCTTCAGGACGCGATCGGGCTGCTCACGCGGATGATCCCGGTGCGCTGCCGGATGTCGCCCGATCTGCGCTTCAGCGATCTCGTAGCTCAGGTGGGCGCGGCGACACGCGAGGCCACCGCCTGGCAGGATTCCTTTAGCTGGGAGCGGATCGCAGCCGATCCCCGGAGTCCGCACCAGCCGCCCTTCTGCGCGGCGTGCTTCGAGTTCGCGGAGCAGCCAGCCACCGATAGCGGCGGCCTCGTCTGGTCGCTGGACGGGCAGGATGCCACGATCGATCGCTTTAAGCTCAGCCTGTGCTGCGTGCGCGCCGACGACGGTCTGCGCGCCGAGCTTCACTACGACGCGCAGCGCTTCTCCGCCGCCGACATCGCGCGCCTGGCGGGTGAGTTCGAGACGCTGCTTGGAAGCGCGCTCGCCGCTCCCGAAGCGCCGATCGACGAGCTTGATCTGGTAGGCCGCGCCGAGCGCCAGCAGCTTTTGGAAGCATGGAACCAGACCGAGATCGCCTACCCCCGCGACGCCTGCATCCACCATCTGTTTGCTGAGCAGGCCGCGCGCACGCCGCAGCAGGTCGCGGTGGTGTATCAGGAGCAGCGCGTGACCTATGCGGCGCTGAACGCTTCCGCTAACCAGCTCGCGCGCTATCTACAAGCGCGAGGCGTCGGCCCCGAAAGATGCGTCGCGCTGTGCGTCGAGCGCTCGCTGGACCTGATTGTCGGCGTGCTCGGCATCCTGAAAGCGGGCGCGGCCTACGTTCCGCTCGATCCTGACGCGCCCGCCGCGCGGCTGGAATGGATGCTGACCGATACCAGAGCAGCCGCGCTGGTCACGCAGCGGTCACTGCTGACGCAGTTTCCACACGCCACCGCCCAGGCGATCTGCCTGGACGCCGACCGCGCGGCGATCGAGCGGATGAGCACGGATGAGCCGGTCGTCGCCTGCGATGCCGACAACATGGCCTATGTGATCTACACCTCCGGCTCGACGGGACAGCCGAAAGGCGTGGTGGTGCAGCATCGCTCGGTGCTCAACCTGCTGATCGGCCTGGATCACGCGATCTACGATCAGCAGCCCGCCGCGCCGCTGCGCGTCAGCGTGAACGGCCCGCTGAGCTTCGATACCTCGGTCAAGCAGATCATCCAACTGCTGCGCGGCCATACCCTGTATCTGCTGCCCGCCGAGATCCGCCTCGATCCCGATGCGCTCGCAGCCTATCTCCGACAGCACGCGCTGGATGTCTTTGATTGCACGCCCTCGCAGCTCCGGCTGCTGCTGGCCGAGGGTCGCGCCGCGACGCTGGGAGCCGTACCCTCACAGGTGTTGGTCGGCGGCGAGCCGATCGACCCGGCGCTGTGGCAGCAGTTGGCCCGGGACGAGCAGCGCCGCTTCTATAACCTGTATGGCCCGACCGAGTCCACGGTCGATGCCACGATCTGCCGCATCCAGCCGGGCTTGACGCAGCCAGCGATCGGACGCCCGATCGCCAACACGCGGGTCTATCTGCTCGATCGTCGGCTGCGCCCCGTGCCGGTGGGCGTGGCGGGCGAGCTGTACCTCGGCGGCGCTGGCCTGGCGCGCGGCTATCTCCACCGCCCCGACCTCACCGCCGCGCGCTTCGTGCCCGATCCATTTGGTCAGACCGGGTACCCTCAGGGTGGCGCGCGGCTCTATCGCACCGGCGATCTGGCCCGCTATCGTACCGATGGAACGCTGGAATACCTGGGCCGGGACGATGAGCAGGTCAAAGTGCGCGGCTTCCGCATCGAGCTAGGCGAGATCGAAGCCGCGCTGCGTTCGCATCCCGCCGTGCAGGGCGCTGCGGTCGTCTTGCGCGAAGACCAGGCGGCGGACGGAGCGCCGGAGCAGCGCCTCGTCGCCTACATCGTGCCCGACGCGGAGCGTGCCTTGCCGGTTCGCCAACTGCTGCGGCTGGAGCAGACAGGCCAGCTCGCGGATCACGCCCGCTACGATCTGCCGAATGGACAGACGATCATCCACCTGAACAAGAACGAAACCGATCTGCTCTTCGACGAGATCGTTACGACGCGCAGCTACCTGCGACACGGGATCGTCCTGGAGCCGGGCGCGTGCGTCTTTGACGTGGGAGCCAATATTGGCCTGTTCAGCCTGTTTGTGCGCCAGGAGTGCCCCGACGCGACGATCTATGCCTTCGAGCCGCTGCCGCTGATCTTCGAGGTGCTGCGTCTGAACGCGGTGCTCTACGAGCCGAATATCAGGCCGTGCAACGCCGGTCTGGCCGATCGCGCCGGACAGGCCAGCTTTACCTACTACCCGCACGCATCGGTGATGTCGGGGCGGTACGTGGATGCCCAGGCCGAGCAAGCGATCATCAAATCGTTTGTGCGCAACCAGCAGCGGGCCACGTCCGACGCGCCGGAGCTGCGCGAAGACCTGCTGGAGCAGGTGATCGCCGAGCGGCTGACCAGCCAGGATGTTATCTGTCCGCTGACGACGATCTCGGAGGTGATCCGCGAGCAGGGCATCGAGCGCATCGATCTGCTCAAGATCGACGCGCAAAAGGGCGAGCTCGAGGTGCTGGCCGGGATCGACGAGCAGGACTGGCCCAGGATCCGGCAGATCGTGCTTGAGGTTCACGCAATCGGCGATCGTGTCGAGCAGGTCAGAGCGCTGCTGGCGCGGCGCGGCTACACCGTCGCCATCGAGCAGGAGGCGGCGCTGAAAGATACCGGCCTCTACAACGTGTTTGCCGCGCGTCCCACGAAGCAGCCGGCTGCGGCAGGATTCGCCCCGCCCAGCCGCCAGCCGACCTGGAACAGCCCCAGCCTGCTGATCGACGGTCTGCGTCATGCGCTGAGCGAGCGGCTGCCCGACTACATGATCCCTGCCGCGTTTGTGCTGCTGGATGCGCTGCCGCTGACGCGCAACGGCAAGCTCGATCGCGCCGCTCTGCCCGCGCCGGATCGGACCCGCGACCTGACGAAGCAAGCGTTTGTCGCGCCGCGCACACCGGCGGAGCAAACCCTGGCCGATCTGTGGGCCGAGGTGCTCAAGCTGGAGCGCGTGGGCATCCACGACAACTTCTTCGCGCTGGGCGGCGACTCGATCCTCGGCATTCAGGTGATCGCCAGAGCCAATCGCGCGGGCCTGAAGCTGAACGCCAGGCAACTGTTCGAGCACCAGACCATCGCCGAGCTCGCGGCGGTCGCCACGACGGGAGCGCAGGCTCAGTCCGAGCAAGGACTTGTCACCGGTGCCGTGCCGCTCACGCCGATCCAGCACTGGTTTTTCGAGCAGATCCCCGATCCGCAGCTCTGGAGCCAGATCATCGTGCTTGAGGTCCGGCAGCCGGTCGCGCCGCCGCAGCTTGAGCAGATTATGCGGCAGCTCGTCGCTCATCACGACGCGCTGCGTCTGTGCTTTACACAGACGCCGACCGGCTGGCAGCAGCGCATCGCGGAGCCGCCGACGGATCTGCCGGTGACGTATGTCGATCTTTCGGCGCTGGCGCACGGCGGGCAACAGGCCGCGATCGAAGCGGCGATCGACACGGTGCGGGCGCAGGTGAGGCTATCGGATGGCCTGCTGCTGCGCGCCGCGCTGATCGACCGTGGCGCAGACCTGCCACAGGTGTTGCTCCTCGGCACGCACGCGCTGGCCTTCGACGGCGTCTCACGGCGCATCCTGGCGGAAGATCTGCAAACCGCCTACCAGCAGGTCGTGCGCGACGAGACGATAGCGCTGCCGCCCAAGACGACCTCGTTCAAGCGCTGGGCCGAGCAGCTTGCGGCCTACGCTCAGTCCGTGGAGCTTCAGCGCCAGCTCGCCGACTGGCTGGACGAGTCGCGCGCCCACGTTGCGCGGCTGCCACGGGATACCCCGGCGGGCGTCAACACGGGCGCGTCGACCCGCGCCGTCACCATCACGCTCGACGCCGCAGAGACTCACGCGCTGATCCAGGAGGTTCCGGCGGCCTATCACACCCAGATCAACGACATCTTGCTGACCGCGCTGACGCAGGCGTTTGCCCGCTGGACCAATGGCACGAGCCTGCTGCTCGACCTGCGCGGCCACGGGCGCGAGACGATCTTCGAGGATCTGGACGTATCGCGTACGATCGGCTGGTTCACCACGGTCTTCCCGGTGCTGCTCCGGGCCAGCCCGGCGGACGAGCCGGGCGAGGCGATCAAGGCGATCAAAGAGCAGCTTCGACGCATCCCGCAGCGCGGCATCGGCTACGGCATTTTGCGCTATCTCAGCCCCGACACGGCGGTGCGCGAGCGGCTGCGAGCGCTGCCACAGGCCGAAGTAAGCTTCAACTACCTGGGCCAGTTCGACCAGGCGCTGCCCGACGAGTCGCCTTTTGGATTACCGCCGAGCGGCAACGATCCGGCGCTTGGCCTGTGGAGCACGCGCTATCCGATCGAAGTGCAGGGCGGCATCATCGGCGGCCAGCTACGTCTGGCATGGAAATACAGCGCCAATCTGCATCATGCCACGACCATCGAGCGCCTCGCCCAGGATTTTCTCGCGGCGCTGCGTACGCTGATCGCGCACTGCCGGGCGGCGCAGCAGGGCCAGCACACGCCTGCGGATTTTCCGCTGGCGAATCTGAACCAGCAGGCATTGGACAAGATCGTCGCGAGAATCGGCAAAAAAGGATAA